A genomic window from Xenorhabdus cabanillasii includes:
- the moaE gene encoding molybdopterin synthase catalytic subunit MoaE has protein sequence MENTRICVQKEMFNVGAEYQWLAQCDEDGAVVTFTGKVRNHNLGDDVRALILEHYPGMTENMLQKIADEARQRWRLQRINIIHRIGKLYPGDEIVFVGVTSTHRSMAFAAAEFLMDYLKTQAPFWKKEFLNDGERWVEAKESDREAASRWLTQ, from the coding sequence ATGGAAAATACACGGATTTGTGTCCAGAAAGAGATGTTTAATGTTGGTGCAGAATACCAATGGCTGGCACAGTGTGATGAAGATGGTGCGGTTGTAACCTTTACAGGCAAGGTACGTAACCACAATCTTGGCGATGATGTCCGGGCGTTAATATTGGAACACTATCCGGGCATGACGGAAAATATGTTGCAGAAAATTGCTGATGAAGCTCGCCAGCGTTGGCGACTACAACGTATCAACATTATTCATCGTATTGGAAAGTTATATCCGGGGGATGAAATTGTATTTGTCGGCGTAACAAGCACCCATCGCAGCATGGCTTTTGCTGCGGCTGAATTTCTGATGGATTATTTGAAGACTCAGGCTCCTTTCTGGAAAAAAGAATTCCTTAATGATGGAGAGCGTTGGGTGGAAGCAAAGGAAAGCGATCGGGAAGCCGCCAGTCGCTGGTTAACTCAATGA
- the moaD gene encoding molybdopterin synthase sulfur carrier subunit: MIKVLFFAQVRELVGTDYLEVPSEYPTVAHLRQALLEKGERWKLALEEGKWLTAVNQSFVHAEHPLRDGDEVAFFPPVTGG; the protein is encoded by the coding sequence ATGATAAAAGTTCTGTTTTTCGCTCAAGTCCGTGAGTTGGTGGGAACCGATTATCTTGAAGTGCCCAGTGAATATCCAACGGTGGCTCATCTTCGTCAGGCACTACTTGAAAAAGGTGAACGCTGGAAATTAGCATTGGAAGAAGGCAAATGGTTGACAGCGGTGAATCAATCCTTTGTTCATGCCGAACATCCACTGCGTGATGGTGATGAAGTAGCATTTTTTCCGCCTGTTACAGGAGGATAA
- the moaC gene encoding cyclic pyranopterin monophosphate synthase MoaC, which yields MSQLTHINTAGEAHMVDISAKAETVREARAEAFVEMQAETLAMIIAGDHHKGDVFATARIAGIQAAKRTWELIPLCHPLLLSKVEVQLEAQTEHNRVRIESCCRLAGKTGVEMEALTAACVAALTIYDMCKAVQKDMVIGPVRLLEKSGGKSGNFKVEK from the coding sequence ATGTCCCAATTAACTCATATCAATACTGCGGGTGAAGCTCATATGGTGGATATTTCTGCCAAAGCAGAAACTGTGCGTGAGGCCAGAGCAGAAGCCTTTGTTGAAATGCAGGCCGAAACGCTGGCTATGATTATTGCCGGCGATCATCACAAAGGGGATGTTTTTGCAACGGCCCGCATTGCAGGCATTCAGGCAGCGAAGAGGACTTGGGAATTAATTCCCCTGTGTCATCCTTTGTTACTCAGCAAAGTTGAGGTTCAATTGGAGGCACAAACAGAACATAATCGCGTCAGAATTGAATCCTGTTGTCGTCTGGCAGGCAAAACCGGGGTGGAAATGGAAGCTCTGACAGCCGCTTGCGTAGCAGCACTGACAATTTACGACATGTGCAAGGCAGTACAAAAAGATATGGTTATCGGGCCTGTACGTTTGCTGGAAAAAAGTGGTGGAAAATCGGGAAATTTTAAGGTGGAAAAATGA
- the moaA gene encoding GTP 3',8-cyclase MoaA → MEQLIDMFSRKFYYLRLSITDVCNFRCTYCLPNGYQPDRSPSREHKSFLTLPEIRRVSRAFAELGTEKIRLTGGEPTMRRDFCDIIATVHENPQIKKIAVTTNGYRMEREVARWKEAGLTAVNVSVDSLDPRQFYAITGQDKFFQIMRGIDAAFEAGFSTVKVNSVLMKNINETILPAFLDWIKHRSIQLRFIELMETGEGSATFQRHHLSGDVIRRRLLQQGWQPQQRARSDGPAQVFRHADYQGEIGLIMPYEKDFCQSCNRLRVSAIGNLHLCLFGEQGIPLRDLLSDDTSLNDLKLRIQGGLRHKRETHFLHQGDSGITSNLSFIGG, encoded by the coding sequence GTGGAACAACTCATTGATATGTTCTCCCGCAAGTTTTACTACTTGAGGCTATCGATTACTGATGTATGTAACTTTCGTTGCACCTATTGTCTGCCCAACGGTTACCAACCTGACCGCTCTCCCTCCAGGGAACACAAATCATTTCTGACCCTGCCGGAGATCCGTCGTGTCAGTCGTGCATTTGCTGAGCTTGGCACAGAGAAGATCCGTCTGACGGGAGGAGAACCCACTATGCGCCGTGATTTTTGCGATATTATTGCGACGGTGCATGAAAATCCGCAGATTAAAAAAATTGCTGTCACGACTAATGGCTATCGTATGGAGCGTGAAGTTGCCCGCTGGAAAGAAGCTGGCCTTACAGCAGTCAATGTGAGTGTGGATAGTCTCGATCCCCGTCAATTTTATGCTATTACCGGACAGGATAAGTTTTTTCAGATTATGCGTGGCATTGATGCGGCCTTTGAAGCAGGCTTCAGCACAGTAAAAGTTAATTCGGTGTTGATGAAGAATATCAATGAGACCATCCTGCCAGCTTTTCTTGATTGGATAAAGCACCGTTCAATTCAATTGCGCTTTATCGAGTTGATGGAAACGGGAGAAGGTAGTGCAACTTTCCAGCGTCATCATCTTTCCGGTGATGTGATCCGACGTCGTTTACTTCAACAAGGTTGGCAACCACAGCAGCGAGCACGTAGTGACGGGCCGGCTCAGGTGTTCAGGCATGCAGACTATCAGGGAGAAATCGGCTTGATCATGCCGTATGAAAAAGATTTCTGCCAAAGTTGTAATCGCCTGCGTGTTTCAGCTATTGGCAATCTCCATCTGTGCCTGTTTGGTGAACAGGGGATCCCGTTGCGTGATTTATTATCCGATGACACATCACTTAATGATTTGAAATTACGTATTCAGGGCGGATTGCGTCATAAACGTGAAACGCATTTTCTACATCAGGGGGATAGTGGCATTACCTCGAATCTTTCTTTTATTGGCGGTTAA
- a CDS encoding gluconeogenesis factor YvcK family protein has protein sequence MRNRTLADLDRVVALGGGHGLGRVMSSLSSLSTRLTGIVTTTDNGGSTGRIRRSEGGIAWGDTRNCLNQLITEPTVASAMFEYRFGGNGELAGHNLGNLMLKALDHLSVRPLEAINLIRNLLKVNAHLIPMSEQSVDLMALDDQGNAVYGEVNIDQLNCVPRELMLYPHVNATKEALEAIEQADLILIGPGSFFTSLMPVLLLEDLTQSLRRSNANMIYIGNLGKELSHAAADLSLKDKLDMIENTIGRKMINAIIVGPCTDTRNLNDRIITQQVLEAQDIPYRHDRELLRQAIEDTLQKLG, from the coding sequence ATGCGAAACCGAACATTAGCCGATTTAGATCGTGTTGTTGCCCTCGGAGGTGGTCACGGACTCGGACGCGTCATGTCTTCCCTCTCATCTCTCAGTACCCGGCTGACTGGTATTGTCACTACAACAGATAATGGTGGCTCAACCGGAAGAATAAGACGTTCCGAAGGGGGTATCGCCTGGGGAGATACCCGCAATTGCCTTAATCAGTTGATTACGGAACCCACGGTTGCTTCAGCCATGTTTGAGTATCGATTTGGCGGTAATGGCGAGCTGGCAGGACATAATCTGGGTAATTTGATGTTGAAAGCTTTGGATCATTTAAGTGTCCGACCTCTTGAGGCGATTAATCTGATCCGCAATCTACTGAAAGTGAATGCGCATCTGATCCCTATGTCTGAACAATCTGTTGATTTAATGGCTCTAGATGATCAGGGAAATGCGGTGTATGGTGAAGTGAATATTGACCAACTGAATTGTGTGCCGCGAGAGTTAATGCTTTACCCCCATGTCAACGCCACTAAAGAAGCGCTGGAAGCCATTGAACAGGCTGATTTAATTCTAATCGGTCCCGGTAGTTTTTTCACCAGTCTGATGCCGGTATTACTGTTGGAAGATTTAACTCAATCTTTGCGTCGCAGTAATGCCAATATGATTTATATCGGTAATTTAGGGAAAGAACTCAGTCATGCTGCCGCTGATCTCTCATTGAAAGATAAACTCGATATGATAGAGAATACGATTGGTCGCAAGATGATTAATGCAATCATTGTTGGCCCATGCACAGATACCCGCAATTTGAATGACAGGATTATCACACAACAAGTTTTGGAAGCTCAGGATATTCCTTATCGTCATGATCGCGAATTATTACGGCAAGCAATAGAAGATACCCTGCAAAAATTGGGATAA
- the uvrB gene encoding excinuclease ABC subunit UvrB → MSKETSKVFKLCSDFEPGGDQPEAIRKLQDGLEDGLAHQTLLGVTGSGKTFTIANVIANMNRPTMVLAPNKTLAAQLYSEMKEFFPENAVEYFVSYYDYYQPEAYVPSSDTFIEKDASVNEHIEQMRLSATKALLERKDVVVVASVSAIYGLGDPDSYLKMMLHLTNGMLIDQRSILRRLAELQYTRNDQAFQRGTFRVRGEVIDIFPAESDEHALRVELFDDEVERLSLFDPLTGQVQYNVPRYTVYPKTHYVTPRERILQAIEYIKVELDERRKVLLASDKLLEEQRITQRTQFDLEMMNELGYCSGIENYSRYLSGRAPGEPPPTLFDYLSADGLLIVDESHVTIPQLGGMYRGDRSRKETLVEYGFRLPSALDNRPMRFEEFEALAPQTIYVSATPGHYELEKSGNEVVEQVVRPTGLIDPEVEVRPVATQVDDLLSEIRVRAAKNERVLVTTLTKRMAEDLTEYLEEHGERVRYLHSDIDTVERVEIIRDLRLGEFDVLVGINLLREGLDMPEVSLVAILDADKEGFLRSERSLIQTIGRAARNLHGKAILYGDKITDSMAKAISETERRRAKQQAFNEEHGITPKGLNKKIGDILQLGQPVNGKGKAKSKSRNKTDLGMDDYQKLSTKELESKIRELEEKMYQYARDLEFEQAANVRDQVQALRAQFIVNS, encoded by the coding sequence ATGAGTAAAGAGACGAGCAAAGTATTCAAGTTATGTTCTGATTTCGAGCCTGGCGGAGATCAGCCAGAAGCTATCCGGAAATTGCAGGATGGGCTGGAAGATGGTCTTGCCCATCAGACATTATTGGGGGTTACGGGATCAGGCAAGACATTCACGATAGCCAATGTTATTGCAAATATGAATCGACCAACGATGGTTTTGGCTCCGAATAAAACGTTGGCGGCTCAGCTCTATAGTGAAATGAAGGAGTTCTTCCCTGAGAATGCAGTAGAGTACTTTGTCTCTTACTACGACTATTATCAACCAGAAGCCTATGTGCCCAGCTCTGATACTTTTATCGAAAAAGATGCATCTGTGAACGAACATATTGAACAGATGCGTTTGTCTGCGACAAAAGCCTTGTTGGAGCGAAAGGATGTTGTTGTGGTTGCATCTGTTTCCGCAATTTATGGTTTGGGTGATCCCGATAGTTACCTGAAAATGATGCTGCACCTGACTAACGGGATGTTGATAGACCAGCGCTCTATCCTGCGTCGTCTGGCAGAGCTGCAATATACGCGTAATGATCAGGCATTCCAGCGAGGAACTTTCCGTGTACGTGGTGAAGTGATTGATATTTTCCCTGCTGAATCAGATGAACATGCATTGCGTGTTGAATTGTTTGACGATGAAGTGGAACGGCTTTCTTTGTTTGATCCGCTGACAGGGCAGGTGCAATATAATGTTCCCCGTTATACTGTTTATCCCAAAACTCACTATGTAACACCACGTGAGCGTATCCTTCAGGCGATAGAATATATTAAAGTTGAGCTGGATGAGAGACGTAAAGTTCTTCTGGCTTCAGATAAGCTGCTGGAGGAACAGCGTATAACCCAGAGAACCCAATTTGATCTGGAAATGATGAATGAACTGGGTTATTGCTCCGGGATTGAAAACTACTCCCGCTATCTGTCCGGCCGTGCTCCAGGGGAACCGCCTCCGACTTTATTCGACTACCTGTCAGCGGATGGTTTGTTGATCGTGGATGAATCCCACGTCACTATCCCACAATTGGGTGGCATGTATCGGGGAGATCGTTCCCGTAAGGAGACACTGGTGGAATATGGTTTCCGGTTACCATCAGCGTTGGATAACCGTCCGATGCGCTTTGAAGAATTTGAAGCTCTGGCACCACAAACCATTTATGTATCGGCAACACCCGGCCACTATGAACTGGAGAAATCCGGCAATGAAGTGGTTGAACAGGTGGTGCGTCCAACGGGTCTTATCGACCCAGAGGTTGAAGTTCGTCCAGTTGCGACTCAGGTTGATGACTTATTGTCTGAAATCCGTGTCCGTGCAGCAAAAAATGAACGTGTACTGGTAACCACTCTGACCAAGCGTATGGCGGAAGATTTGACAGAATATCTGGAAGAGCATGGCGAGCGGGTGCGTTATCTTCATTCTGATATTGATACCGTTGAGCGGGTGGAAATCATCCGTGATTTGCGCCTGGGAGAATTTGATGTACTGGTTGGGATCAACTTGTTACGTGAAGGTTTGGATATGCCGGAAGTCTCTTTAGTTGCAATCTTAGATGCCGATAAAGAAGGTTTCCTTCGGTCAGAACGTTCTTTGATCCAGACGATTGGGCGTGCAGCGCGTAACCTGCATGGCAAAGCGATTCTGTACGGTGATAAAATTACCGATTCTATGGCGAAAGCAATTAGTGAAACAGAACGTCGTCGTGCTAAACAACAGGCGTTTAACGAAGAGCACGGTATTACGCCAAAAGGGCTGAATAAAAAAATTGGCGATATTCTGCAACTTGGTCAACCTGTTAATGGTAAAGGAAAAGCTAAGAGTAAAAGCAGAAACAAAACAGATTTGGGAATGGACGATTATCAGAAACTATCCACGAAAGAACTGGAGAGTAAAATCCGCGAGTTGGAAGAAAAAATGTACCAATATGCGCGTGATCTTGAATTTGAACAGGCGGCTAACGTGCGCGATCAGGTTCAGGCATTAAGAGCACAGTTTATTGTCAATTCTTAA
- the bioD gene encoding dethiobiotin synthase: MTNKYFLTGTDTEVGKTVVSCALLQAANKKGYQTAGYKPVASGSEVTPEGIRNGDALALQYNSSVSLSYQEVNPLVFVEPTSPHIVSAELNQPIEFTVMSQGLEKLAVKANWVLIEGAGGWYTPLSENTTFADWVVQEKLPVILTVGVKLGCINHAVLTAKVIQGSDLELVGWVANEIEPAGKRQAEYLATLKRMISAPLLGVIPHLSDSDKKNNIGEYINIDLLVN; the protein is encoded by the coding sequence GTGACAAATAAATATTTTCTTACCGGGACTGATACCGAAGTAGGTAAAACGGTTGTCAGTTGTGCCTTGTTACAAGCGGCGAATAAAAAAGGCTATCAAACTGCGGGTTATAAACCAGTGGCATCAGGCAGTGAAGTGACTCCGGAAGGGATACGTAATGGAGATGCTTTGGCTTTGCAGTATAACAGTTCAGTATCTCTATCTTATCAGGAAGTTAACCCATTAGTATTTGTAGAACCGACTTCTCCCCATATTGTCAGTGCTGAACTCAATCAACCGATCGAATTTACTGTGATGTCACAAGGTCTGGAAAAATTGGCGGTAAAAGCGAATTGGGTGTTAATTGAGGGGGCTGGTGGTTGGTATACACCGTTATCTGAAAATACTACTTTTGCAGATTGGGTGGTTCAGGAAAAACTGCCTGTGATCTTAACGGTAGGAGTTAAACTGGGCTGTATCAACCATGCTGTCTTAACAGCAAAAGTTATTCAAGGTTCAGATTTGGAATTAGTGGGTTGGGTTGCGAATGAAATAGAGCCCGCTGGCAAGCGTCAGGCTGAGTATTTAGCAACATTAAAACGGATGATTTCTGCGCCTTTACTTGGTGTTATACCCCATTTAAGCGACTCAGATAAAAAAAATAACATTGGAGAATATATAAATATTGATTTGTTGGTTAACTAA
- the bioC gene encoding malonyl-ACP O-methyltransferase BioC, whose translation MDLAIKCVDKQAIAGAFGRAASCYDTVAKLQQQTGEYLMELARAEDTGVRVLDAGCGTGFFSHRWKQWGKQVIALDLAAGMLNHAQSQQVADYYLQGDIEHLGLADNSVDICFSNLAVQWCNDLPCALQEFHRVTRPGGLILFSTLAQGSLCELETAWERVDSYRHINQFLSLQAIADACQPYRHQFIHKQYSQHYPQLLLLLNSLKGIGATHLHRGRKPGLMTRKRLNVLSEVYPRNNGNYPLSYQIAFGVIYCDK comes from the coding sequence GTGGATCTGGCTATTAAATGTGTTGATAAACAGGCGATTGCGGGGGCTTTTGGCAGAGCAGCCTCATGCTATGACACTGTTGCGAAGTTGCAACAACAAACCGGGGAATACCTGATGGAATTGGCACGAGCAGAAGATACTGGTGTTCGGGTATTGGATGCTGGTTGTGGCACAGGTTTTTTTAGTCACCGTTGGAAACAATGGGGTAAACAGGTTATCGCATTGGATCTGGCTGCCGGCATGTTAAACCATGCTCAGAGTCAGCAAGTTGCTGACTATTACCTGCAAGGCGATATTGAGCATTTAGGGCTGGCGGATAATAGTGTGGATATCTGTTTCAGTAACTTGGCTGTACAGTGGTGTAATGATCTGCCATGTGCATTGCAGGAATTCCATCGCGTAACCCGTCCCGGAGGCCTTATTTTGTTCTCCACGCTTGCACAGGGCTCATTGTGTGAGCTGGAAACAGCATGGGAGCGCGTTGATTCTTATCGACACATCAATCAATTCCTGTCCTTGCAGGCAATTGCTGATGCGTGTCAACCGTATCGGCATCAATTCATACACAAGCAATATAGCCAGCATTATCCACAGTTACTGCTTTTATTGAATTCCTTGAAAGGTATCGGAGCTACACATCTTCATCGTGGCCGTAAACCGGGTTTGATGACGAGAAAACGCCTGAATGTTCTTTCAGAAGTGTATCCGAGAAATAATGGAAATTACCCATTAAGCTATCAAATTGCTTTCGGAGTCATTTACTGTGACAAATAA
- the bioF gene encoding 8-amino-7-oxononanoate synthase, translating to MNWSDSISRRLAERRGTSLWRSRQVHLGSCGQLLDTSDGQYLNFSSNDYLGLSQNPQIIAAWQQGAERYGVGSGGSGHVTGYTAAHHMLEQQLAEWLGYPRALLFISGYAANQGVIAALMEKEDRIIADRLSHASLMEAAMQSPAQLRRFLHNNPDSLKQHLAKECTGKTLVVTEGIFSMDGDSAPLDVIAQQTQSAGGWLMVDDAHGIGIRGDEGRGSCWLQDVKPELLIVTFGKAFGLSGAAVLCDEQTAEYLIQYARHLIYSTSMPPAQAVALSEAVRQIRAGDELRHRLQNNIRYFRREAQNLPFSLVDSETVIQPVIIGDNERCIALSHLLMQQKVWVKAILPPTVPPNSARLRITLTANHTRQDIDVLLEALRGSGY from the coding sequence ATGAATTGGTCAGATTCTATCTCCCGGCGTTTGGCTGAACGCCGGGGCACATCTTTGTGGCGTAGCAGGCAAGTCCATTTGGGTTCATGTGGGCAGCTCTTAGACACTTCTGATGGCCAGTACCTGAACTTTTCCAGTAACGACTACCTCGGACTGAGTCAAAATCCGCAAATTATTGCCGCCTGGCAACAAGGGGCGGAGCGGTATGGTGTAGGCAGCGGTGGTTCGGGGCATGTTACAGGTTATACCGCAGCTCACCATATGCTGGAGCAACAACTGGCGGAATGGCTTGGTTATCCCCGGGCTTTACTGTTCATTTCTGGCTATGCCGCTAATCAAGGAGTGATAGCTGCATTGATGGAAAAGGAGGATCGTATTATTGCTGATCGCCTGAGCCATGCCTCATTGATGGAAGCAGCTATGCAATCTCCGGCTCAACTACGGCGCTTTCTGCACAATAATCCTGATTCTCTGAAACAGCATCTGGCAAAAGAGTGTACAGGTAAAACATTAGTCGTCACCGAGGGCATCTTCAGTATGGATGGAGATAGTGCACCACTTGATGTGATTGCACAGCAAACACAATCTGCGGGCGGCTGGTTAATGGTTGATGATGCTCACGGTATCGGTATTCGTGGAGATGAAGGACGGGGTAGTTGTTGGTTGCAGGATGTGAAACCAGAGCTTTTAATCGTCACATTTGGTAAAGCATTTGGTTTAAGTGGTGCGGCTGTGTTGTGTGATGAACAGACCGCAGAGTACCTGATTCAATATGCCCGACACTTGATTTACAGCACGTCTATGCCACCTGCTCAGGCTGTAGCTCTTTCTGAAGCTGTGCGGCAAATCCGGGCTGGAGATGAATTACGCCATCGTCTGCAAAATAATATCCGTTATTTTCGCCGTGAGGCGCAAAATTTACCTTTTTCCCTGGTGGATTCTGAAACTGTTATTCAGCCTGTGATCATTGGTGATAATGAACGTTGTATCGCCTTATCCCACTTGCTTATGCAACAAAAAGTATGGGTAAAAGCGATTCTTCCACCGACAGTGCCACCGAATAGTGCTCGTTTGCGTATCACACTGACAGCAAATCATACCCGACAAGATATTGATGTATTACTGGAGGCGTTGCGTGGATCTGGCTATTAA
- the bioB gene encoding biotin synthase BioB encodes MSERQQWTIKQAQVLFDKPFFELLFQAQQIHREHFDPQQVQVSTLLSIKTGACPEDCKYCPQSSRYKTGLEKERLMEVEKVIESARKAKNAGSTRFCMGAAWKNPHERDMPYLEKMVKEVKALGMETCMTLGMLNQSQAQRLAEAGLDYYNHNLDTSPEFYGNIITTRSYQDRLDTLENVRDVGIKVCSGGIVGLGEEIRDRAALLVQLANLPKPPESVPINMLVKVKGTPLESNEDVDPFDFIRTIAVARIMMPKSHVRLSAGREQMNEQTQAMCFMAGANSIFYGCKLLTTPNPEEDKDLQLFRRLGINPQQTKTAFGDNQQQQHLTEAIINNADNEQFYNAAI; translated from the coding sequence GTGAGTGAGCGTCAACAATGGACTATCAAACAGGCACAGGTGCTGTTTGATAAGCCTTTTTTTGAATTATTGTTTCAGGCACAGCAGATACATCGCGAACATTTTGATCCACAGCAGGTACAGGTCAGTACACTTCTTTCAATAAAAACCGGAGCCTGTCCAGAAGACTGTAAGTACTGTCCACAAAGTTCCCGTTATAAAACTGGTCTGGAAAAAGAACGCCTGATGGAAGTGGAAAAAGTCATTGAATCTGCCCGCAAAGCCAAAAATGCAGGTTCAACCCGTTTTTGTATGGGCGCAGCATGGAAAAATCCACACGAACGGGATATGCCTTATCTGGAGAAGATGGTTAAAGAAGTTAAGGCATTGGGTATGGAAACTTGTATGACACTGGGAATGTTGAACCAATCTCAGGCACAGCGTCTGGCAGAGGCAGGTCTGGACTACTATAACCATAACCTGGACACCTCGCCGGAATTTTACGGCAATATCATTACCACACGCAGTTATCAGGACAGGCTGGATACACTGGAAAATGTCAGGGATGTAGGCATTAAGGTGTGTTCTGGAGGTATTGTGGGTCTGGGTGAGGAAATTCGTGACCGGGCAGCATTGTTGGTACAACTGGCAAACCTGCCGAAACCACCTGAAAGCGTGCCAATCAACATGCTGGTAAAAGTTAAAGGAACACCGCTGGAAAGTAACGAGGACGTCGATCCATTTGACTTTATCCGCACTATTGCGGTGGCTCGGATCATGATGCCGAAATCTCATGTCCGCTTATCCGCAGGGCGTGAACAGATGAATGAACAGACTCAGGCTATGTGTTTTATGGCCGGAGCCAACTCTATTTTTTATGGTTGTAAATTGCTGACAACCCCGAATCCTGAGGAAGACAAAGACCTGCAACTGTTCCGCAGATTGGGTATCAATCCTCAGCAGACAAAAACTGCATTTGGTGATAATCAACAGCAGCAACACCTGACAGAAGCAATCATAAACAATGCTGATAATGAACAATTCTATAATGCGGCAATATGA